The region CGCTCGCCGCCCACGCGCACCGCGAACTGGACGAGGCGGGCGTGGCGCTCACAATGCTGCACCACGCGCTGCCCAACCCGCACTCGACGCCGTTCTGGTACTCGTGCGGCTATCGGCCGCTGTGGACGACCTGGCAGCGCAGGCCCGCGCTAGGCGGCCACTAGCTCCTGCCGCACGTCGAGGTGACTGCCGGAGGTCGGCGCGGGTCCGGGCCGAGAGGTCGACCGGACCCCGGCTGGACCGAACAGCCCAACCGGTCGGCGTGGCGGCGTGATCCGGACGGCCGCGCGGGGGAAGGTGGGTCACGTCGACCCGCGTCGGCCGCGGTGAACCACCCGTTCGGGCGGTACTCAGCGGGTGGGTCGGGGCCTCCTACAGGAACGAGGGGTACCGGAAGGACGGGCGAGGGGGTCGCCATGACCATTGCGAAGGAACTCTCCGGCAGGGCCAAAGCGATGCTGCGGGCCGTGGCCGCGGGCAGGGGCGAGTTGTCCGGCGGGAGGGAACCGGACCTCTACGTCGACGGCCTGCCGTGCTGCGACCAGATGGTCACCCACGACCTGGTGCGCGCCGGGCTGCTGCGCGCGAGACGCGCGGTGGGGCTGGACGAGCGCTCGGACGCGGAGCTCACCGACGCGGGCAGAGCCGCTATCGCGTAACCCTCGAACACACGTTCGATATGGGTTATGCTGTAGTCGTGGGGCCGGCACGCAAGCGAGAGGAAGCGCTTGCGCGTCGGCCCCATCTTTGAGCAGCTCCACTCCCCCGCGAACACCCGCTGCGGCCACCTGACGGCGTACGCACTGATGCTGGGCGGGCGTGGCGCTGCCGGCCTGCGTCCTGAGCCCGAACGTCAACCGACCCGCGCGGCGGAGGGCGGGCCCGTTGACCCCCCGCGTTCGAGGACATCGGCGCAACCGATGCTCCGCGACACGCCCTGGCGTGAGTGCTGAATCACATCCGGTCAATCGGCCCGGCGAAGGTGCCAGTGGGCCAAGACACTGTTTCGGTCGCCCGAGACCGGCTCGCGGAACTACGCCTGCAAGACCGCGCACCCGACGTCGGATCGCATTGATGGGCAGCACCGGTTCCGGTCGGACATACGAGAAGACCCCCGTGACCGGAACTCACTGGTCACGAGGGTCTTCTTGCTCGCGTGGCGGGTAGAGGATTCGAACCTCTGTAGCTTTCGCGACGGATTTACAGTCCGCTCCCATTGGCCGCTCGGGCAACCCGCCCCGCGCCCGGCATCACCGGGTGCGGAGGAGAGAATACATAAGCCCGCACGGGGGTTCGCAACCGGGATACCCCGGTAGGCTCCCGGGCGGTTCCAGACCCACCGACGCGGAGGTACCGGGCACGTGGCAGACCCGTCGTTCGACGTGGTGAGCAAGGTTGACCGGCAGGAGGTCGACAACGCTCTCAACCAGGCCGCCAAGGAGCTGAGCACCCGCTTCGACTTCCGGGGCACCGGCAGCGAGGTGTCCTGGGCGGGCGAGGAGGCGATCACCTTCCAGTCCGGGACGGAGGAGCGCTGCCGCGCGGCGATCGACGTCTTCCAGGAGAAGCTGGTCAAGCGCGGCATCTCGATGAAGGCCTTCGAGATCGGCGACCCGGTCCTGTCCGGCAAGGTGTTCAAGGTCACCGGGACCCTGGTGCAGGGCATCAGCTCGGAGAAGGCCAAGGAGATCGCCAAGAAGGTCCGCGACGAGGCGCCCAAGGGCGTCCAGGCGCAGATCCAGGGCGACCAGCTGCGCATCTCCGGCAAGAAGAAGGACCACCTCCAGGACGTCATCGCCCTGCTGAAGAGCTCCGACTTCGGGATCGCCCTCCAGTTCACCAACTACCGGTGAAGGGCATCATCCTGGCCGGCGGGAGCGGCACGCGGCTGCACCCGATCACCCAGGCGGTGTCCAAGCAGTTACTGCCCGTCTACGACAAGCCGATGATCTACTACCCGCTGTCGGTGCTGATGCTCGCCGGCATCCGGGACGTGCTGCTCATCTCGACGCCGATCGACCTGCCGCTGTTCCGCCGGCTGCTCGGCGACGGCACGCAGTTCGGCCTGCGGATCTCCTACGCCGAGCAGGCCCAGCCCAACGGGCTGGCCGAGGCGTTCGTGATCGGCGCGGACTTCGTCGGCGACGACGACGTGTCGCTCGTCCTGGGCGACAACATCTTCTACGGCCAGGGCTTCTCGAAGGTCCTCCAGCACCACGTGGCGACGCTGGACGGCTGCGTGCTGTTCGGCTACCCGGTGCGCGACCCCGAGCGCTACGGCGTGGGCGAGGTCGACGCGGACGGCAAGCTGGTCTCCATCGAGGAGAAGCCGGCCAAGCCCAAGTCGAACAAGGCGATCACCGGCCTGTACTTCTACGACAACCAGGTCGTGGACATCGCGCGCCACCTCAAGCCGTCGGCGCGCGGCGAGCTGGAGATCACCGACGTGAACCTGGCCTACCTGCGGGAGGGTCGGGCGCAGCTGGTCGACCTGGGTCGCGGGTTCGCGTGGCTGGACACCGGCACGCACGACTCGCTGCTGGAGGCGGGCCAGTTCGTGCAGGTGCTGGAGCACCGCCAGGGCGTGCGGATCGCGTGCCCGGAGGAGATCGCGCTGCGGATGGGCTACATCACCGCGGACGAGTGCTACGCGCTGGGCGAGAAGCTCGCCAAGTCCGGCTACGGCCAGTACCTGATGAACGTGGCCCGCGAGTCCCGCTAGGGACCCCGCCCGCGACCGGGGTGGTCAGGAGCGGGCCAGTTCCTCCAGTCGGCGCACGCGGTCGGCGATCGGCGGGTGGGTGGAGAACAGCCTGGTCAGGTTCTCCCCCGCCCGGAACGGCGACGCGATCATCAGGTGCGACTGGGCCACCACGGCGGGTTCGGGGGCCAGCGGCGCGGCGCGGGTGCCGTGCTCCAGCTTGCGCAGCGCCGACGCCAGCGCGAGCGGGTCGCCGGTGAGCTGCGCGCCGGACGCGTCGGCCTGGTACTCGCGGGACCGGCTGACCGCCATCCGCACGATGCCGGCCGCGATCGGTCCGAGGATCGCGATGAGCAGCAGCGCGATCGGGTTGGGGCGCTCCTCGTCGTCGCCGCCGAAGACGCCCGCGAAGATCGCCAGGTTCGCCAGCATGCTCACCGCACTGGCCAGCGCGCCCGCGACGCAGGAGATGAGGATGTCGCGGTTGTACACGTGCGACAGCTCGTGCCCGAGCACGGCGCGCAGCTCGCGCTCGTCGAGCAGCTCCAGGATCCCGGTGGTGCAGCACACCGCCGCGTTGCGCGGGTTGCGGCCGGTCGCGAAGGCGTTCGGGGCAGCGGTGGGGCTGAGGTGGAGCCGGGGCATGGGCTGCCGGGCCGCCATCGCCAGTTCCCGCACGATCCGGTACATCGCGGGCTGCTCGACCTCGGACACCGGGCGCGCACGCATCGCCCGCAGAGCGAGCTTGTCGGAGTTGAAGTACGCGTACGCGTTCACCCCGAACGCCAGGAGCACGCCGATGATCAGGGCGGTCCGTCCGAAGAACGAGCTGATCCCGATGATCAGCGCGCTCATCGCGCCGAGCAGCAACGCGGTCTTCAAACCGTTGTAGTGCTTGTGCACGTTGCTTCGCCTCCGGTGCCTTACGTACTCCCCCTCAACGCGCCAGGACGCCCCGGGGTTCCGGAACCCCCACGTGCAGGGCGTGCGGTCGTGCTCTCCGGGGCGGGTTCGGCGGCCGGGTCGAGGGCGGGCGGCGGCGGCACGTGGGCCACCCAGGTGCCCAGGACGTCCCGCTCGTGGACGAGTTCGGCGACCGCACCGGCACCGTCGGGCGTGCCGGTGCCGGGGTAGGAGAAGTCCGGGGCCCAGTGCAGGGCGTCGAACGGGCACGCCTCGACGCAGATCCCGCAGTACAGGCACTGGCCGTAGTCGATGGCGAACCGGTCGAGCACGTTGCGCGCGCGGGGCCGGGCCGAGCCGGGCTGCTGCTCGGTCTCGGTGTGCGAGTCGATGTGGATGCACCAGTCGGGGCACTCGCGCGCGCAGATCATGCACACCGTGCAGTTGGCTTCCAGCAGCGCGATCACGCCCCGGGTGCGTGGCGGCAGGTCAGGCATGGTTCTCACCTTCACGTCGGGGGCCCCACGAGGGGTCGGGGACGCCGGGCGGCGCGGTGCGCCGGCGGCTGGGCGCGGACGTGCCGTCCTCGCCGGGTTCGAGCCGGCCGGGCCACGGCCGGACCACGCGGGAGGCCAGCACGAAGTCCTTGCGCAGCGGGTGGCCGGCGAACGAGTCGGGCAGCAGCAGCCGCGGCGCGGGCTCGACCAGGGCGATGCCGAACATCTCGGCGGCCTCCCGCTCGTGCCAGGCCGCGCCCGCCCACAGGCCCGCGACGCTGGGCAGCGGCTCGTCGCCGACCTCGGTGCGCAGCAGCAGGCCCTGGCGGGTGCCGGGGTGGACGACGTGCAGGAGGACCGCGTGGCGCAGGCCGGACGCGCCGGGCCGGCCCGCGTCCTCGACGCCGAGCCAGTCGAACGCGGCGCAGCCGAGCACGTCGTGCGCGTGGCGGGCGGCGGCGAGCCAGTGCTCCACGGCGACGTGCGCGGTGGTCTGGCCGAACGCGGTCTTGGGCTGCGCGTCGGGGACCAGCGCGGCGAATTCGGCGGACGCGGCGGTCACGAGACGAGCCGGTGGAGTGCGGCGAGGCCGTCGAGCAGCGCCTCGGGGCGGGGTGGGCAGCCGGGCACGGCGACGTGCACCGGGAGGACCTGGTCGATGCCCTTGGTCACGCTGTAGGAGTCCCAGTACGGGCCGCCGGTGTTGCTGCACGCGCCGACCGACAGCACGTAACGGGGTTCCGGCATCTCCTGGTACGTGGCGATCACGGCGGGCAACATGACGTCGGTGACCGTGCCGGAGACGACGAGCACGTGGGCCTCGCCCGCGGCGTGCGCCACGTCCACCCCCAGCGCCGCCAGGTCGTGCGGCCGGTCGCCTTCGAGCGCGGCCATGACCTCGACGCCGCAGCAGGCGAGTCCGAGGTCGAGCACGGTGACCCGGTATGTCGTACCCCAGTCGAGCGTGGAAACCGTCACACCGGATGAGGCTAATACGTGGGGGCCCGCCCGGCTCACGCCCGGCGGGCCCCCAACCCCCCAATACTCCCCCTGATTGCTCCCACGCGAACTACCACCTGGTTGCGGCAGAAGTCTCTTACGGATCGCGTATACCTGTCCAGAGAAATCCACCAAGATCTTGGGATAATTTCACGACAAACTGCGGTCAAGTTCAGTACAACTAATCGGTAGATCACTTCGTTCCGACCCGAGAGGCCCCGATGTCCACCTCGGCCCGGCTGCTGCTCCCCGCGGGCAACCAGCTCAGCAGGCTCCTGCACGCCTCGCCACTGCTGCTGGACACGACGTTGGACCAGCTCAGGACGTTGATCGCGGTGCACGAGACGCGCTCGGCCCTGCGCGCCGCGCGGGTGCTCGGCCGCGAGCAGTCGAGCGTGCAGAAGCAGATCGACACGTTGAACCGCAGCTTCAAGTCGCTCTGCGGCGAGCCCCTGGTCGTCAAGCAGGGCCGGGGGAAAGACGTGCTGATCACCCCGACCGGCGAGACGTTGGTGGAATTGGCGAAGGAGACGCTGGGGCACTGGCTGGATTCGATTCACGAGTGCCGGCGCAAGCTCGGCACGACGCTCACCGTGGGCACGACGCGGTTCATGCTGGACTCGCTGGCGAAGGCGTGGCACCACGTCGCGGACGACTTCCGGCGGCGGGACGTGGAGCTCAAGGTCGTGCACATCCGGACCAAGGACATCTGGCACAAGCTGGAGAGCAAGGAGGTCGACATCGTCTGCGGGTCGGTGGTGACCCCGGCCGGCGGCGGGTCGGACTTCGCCGACTTCGACGTCATCGAGTGGCGGCGCGGCGGGTTGGCGCTGCTCACGAACCTGCCCGAGCATCGGTTGGGGGACAGCGTCGGCACCGGGGAGTTGCCGAAGCTGCCGCTCGTCGTGCCGGGTGACGGGCTGATCGCGGAGTTCCTGCGTGGCTGGTTCGGACCGGACTACCAGAACGAACTGGACATCGCGGCCGAGATCGACGAGATCCAGTACGGGATGTCGCTGCTGCGGTCCGGCCTGGTCGAGGGCTGCATGATCGTCACGTCGGGGCTGGGCGTGGTGGCCGCGAACAACGAGCTGCGCGAGGGGTCGGGGCTGCGCGTGGTGGCGCTGAAGAACGACCGCAAGCCGGTGCTGGAGCGGTTGGTCGGGGTGTTCGCGCGCAAGGAGGAGCGGGCCAAGTTCCCGGCCGACCACCCGCTGAACCTGCTGTGGGCGGCGTTCCAGCGCGAGGTCTCCGACTGAAGCGGGTGCTCCCCGAGGATTTCACCCGGATGCCGACCGCGCCCGCCCGTGCCGCCCCGGCCCGAGTCCGCGCCCGCCCGCGCCCACGGGCCCGCCCGCCACGGCGGACGGGCCCCGCGCGGCCTAGTCCTTGCGCTGCCGCTTCGCCTGCCGCACCAGCCACTCCAAGCCGGTGAGCTGCTGGGGAACCTCTGTCTGGTCGCGTTCCACCCGGTCCTCCTCCGGTCGCTGCTGAGGCGACGGCACCCGGTCTTCGAGGTCGTTCATGGCGCGGCTCCCTACCTTGGTCGACAGCGAGTGCCGTCGATCGGAGCACTGTCTGGGGTCGACCCGCCAGCCCGATCAGCCCTATGGGTGAAGGACCGCACGATCCCGTCGTTTCCTGGTAGACGAACTCAGCCGCCTCCACCCCCACCGGACGTCTCGGGCCCAGGCGTGTCGTACTCCGACGCCGGCTTCGTGGACCGCCGGTCCACCACCACGAGCACGAGCAAGCCGACCAGAACAAGACCGGTCGCGCCCACCGACACCACCAGACCGACATCCATGCCACCCATCATGGCCGTCGGCCGGCCGAGCCGGACACCCCCGAATCGACATCCCTCAGGCAGCACGAACACAAAGGCCGGGCAACGCTGCACGGCTGTTCCAAGCTGACCAGCGCGAAACGAGAACGTCCGGATGGTCGGGTTTCAGTCCCGCAGTTCCATCGTGCAGCGTTGCGGCGCTGACCGTTTGCGCAGCTAGAGGCCGGTTTGAGGTGCGCAACCACAGCGCCGTTCCGTCCATGTTCCGTAAGCGCTGTGGCTCGCCTCGGAGTTCAACTAGGCAGTGACAGGAAGGGCTCGCGCCGCTGCTCGGCACTGGGCGCGCAGCGCTGTCAACGCCTGGCGGTGCGGGCTGTGGCCGTTGTGCTCCAGGTTCAACAGCAACGTCTCGTTGGTGATGAGGTGGTGTTCAAGCGTCCAGGCTCGTCCTCGACCACGAACGCCACCTGGGCGTGCGCGTCCATCCACTCACTCAACTTGGCCTCGCCGGCCTTGGTGAAGGTCAGCCGATCGCGGTGGTACCGACCCGACGAAGCTCGATCCCCAACCGCTCGGCCAAGTGGCACCCCAACGTCAAGCCGAACCACGTCCACCAACACCACCCAACCTAACGACCCACACCGACAACCCGACCCAGTGCGAACCACCAGGTCCACGTAGCTGCGCCCATACCTTCAACCTGCGGATTCTCCGCTGATCTTTGCGGTTGCTGGCCATATACCTCCACGCCCTTTCTCACTTGCACGGATACGACGACAGAGTCACCACTGTGGACAGTGGCCGATCACCGTCTGTCGTCGATTTGCGGGTGGGATGAGGCGTTGATCTTGTAGGTCGGGAGTCGGGACTGGACCAGCACTACCGCAGCGTCAGGCCGCACAGGGAATCGGTGCTCCGAGTCTCTTCGCTGCGGACTGTCGGCAGCAAGGTCTTCTAAGACTTTCCTGAGGTCGTACGGTCGATCCAGGTTCCTCGTGGCCTCCTCCGACCGATGCGGTTGCTGTACTTCGCTGCTGTACGAGGACAGTCGGAAGTCGAGCGCGCAACCGCCATCACATCGCCAGCAGGCGCAAGCTCTCGCTCTCCCCGCCTGTTCCGGCCCCACCACAGGGGTGGTGCTCGTCGTAACGGCCGATGCGGTCAACGTTTCGGCAGATGATTCGCCCAGGCGATGCACTCTCACTTGCTTCTGTGCTCGCCAGCCAAACTCGATCGATGCCTGCTGCCCCAACAAGGTGAGCTGCACCCCGCAAGTTCAGCAAACACGAGTGCCGATCACGTATGAGCCTGCGTGCTCGCTAGTAGCCCTCGCCAGGGATTGATCATGATCTCAGATCGCTGTGCTCTTGCAACGACTGGCAGGACCACATCATGCAAGGAGCTCGATCACCACACCATGCGGGGGGGCACCCATCACCCTCAACGCGTACCCTGCTTCCGTGGACCAGATCACCGTTGACACGGCAGCTGTCGTAGTTCTCGCGGAGGGCTCATCGACTAGCGATCTATCTAATAAGCGCGGTCACCTCTTCGAAAAATTCATTGCAAAGCTTCTCGCAACGCAAGGCTACGGTGATCCCCACCCGGAATCTTTAAACATAACCAGCGAAGGCGTCGAGCTCGACATTGCAGCTCGCCACACCGTCACCGGTGAGCGACTTATTTGTGAGTGCAAAGCATACACTTCCAACGTCCGAGTACCATTGCTGAAGTCATTCCTAGGCAAGTTCGCGCTTGCACGAGCCGATGATGAGCGAATTCACGGCCTGTTTGTCGCACTGCCTCGGTTGACCGCCGATGCGAAAGAAACGGCAGACGCCGCCCAGGTCAAATTACCTGGTTTTCGATACCTAGGCTCATACGAAATATGTGAATTGCTGCAGAAGGCAAACTTGCTGCCCAATTGGGACGAAGGTCCTAGGATCCGGTCAGAACCGACTGTCGTCGTTACAGAGCACGGGATTGCACTGGCTGCGTGCGAGCTTGACACTCACACCCGCAGGGCCTCCCGATGGGTTGTATGGGCACGCGGACAGGACGTTCCATCTCCCGTAATCCGCTTGATTGAACGCCACCTTTCGAAAGGGCTTTCGGTTGTCGCCTCAGGTCGCGAGGTGGGGGCGGTCCCTATGCATGTACCATCGCTTCCCAAGATTGTTGAGGTGCAAGGAAGCACCTCCGACTTCGAGTATCAGCTTCCTGCGGCACCAGAATTTTTCATCGGTCGCAAAGTTCTTACTCAATCACTGTTGGAGAAACTTGTAGGCCGTCGCACGGCCGGATCGATGGTCATCAATGCCAAGTCCGGTTGGGGCAAAAGTTCCCTTGTACTGCATCTTCAGAAGGAAGTGGAGAAGGCTGGCGGCGTCGGGACGGTGATCGATTCGAGGACGGCAGAGCGATCTGACTTCGTTTCCGCCGCAATGGAAAGAATTATCCAGAAAGCAGTCGAGAAGAAGGTACTCGAACTCCCACCAGAGGCCGCCTTCAGCAGTCTTCACAGCATCGTAGAAACACTCAAGCGCGCCAAATGGCCATCGCCGCTCAGGCCAGTATTTCTCGCTTTCGACCAGTTTGAAAACATCTTCCGAGACCCCGATCTGACGCGCGAATTCCGCGACTTGTCATTTTTGATCCGCGAAGTCAAAGCGCCGTTTACGATCAGCTTTTCTTGGAAGACGGACGTTGTTGCATGGACCGAAGGCTACCCTTTCGGGTTGCGAAATGATATTCGAGACGCATCGGTAGTGTCCCTTCTGGACCCCTTTGGCCCACGTGAAGTTGAAGCACTGCTGCGACGACTTGAGAAATCGGTCGGCGGCAAACTAAATCGCGACCTACGCCAACGGTTGCGCGAATATAATTCACAAGGCTTGCCATGGCTATTCAAGAAATTCGGTGCACATATAATTGCCGAGATCGATGGCGGAGTGTCCCAGGATGATCTTGCCAAGCAGGCATTGAACGCTCGCAGCCTTTTCGAAACAGACTTGGCGCGACTAAGCCCGAGTGAGCAAACCGTTCTTCGGACCATCGCGCGAGCAGCACCGGTTGCCATAGCGGATCTCGATTTCGATGTTTCTACCGGGACAGTATTAGATAGCCTGCTTCACCAACGGCTAGTGGTGCAGGTGGGTCACACTATCGATATCTACTGGGACACCTTCCGGGACTATCTGAATAACGGTAGCGTAGCGATCGAGGATTCGTATGTAGTTCGTTATGCACCGCTCGGCGCTAGCCGCCTTCTACGCGTAGTCATCGCCCAAGGCGGAAGCATATCAGTTCCAGATGCCGCCACTCAGCTCGATACAACGGCTACGGTAGTCTTTAACTACTCCCGGGAACTTCGCCTTTTCGGTGTTCTGAATGCCGAGCCGAATCGCGTCACGCTTGAGGCAGACCTCCTCACCTCCCCCGACAAGGAAGAAGCTATTAGGGCGCGCGTCTCCCAGGCGCTGCGGAGGCACAAGATGTACAAACTCGCAGCCGACATGCTTGCCCGTGAAGACATCGTATCCATCCAACAGTTTGCGTCTACCCTGGCGGCCGAATTTAGAGCCGTTACGGCAAAGAGCGATAGCTGGATTACTTATGCTCGCTCTTTTTGCCAATGGCTGGAATATGCCAGTTTGGTCCGGCTTCTGCCGAACGGCATGAGCAGAATGGTGGACGGCGATAGCGAACCTCCTGGCCGTCTCCTGAGCGGAGCGGTACCGATTCGAATACGAGGTGCCTTTCCTGCCGCCAGCCCTGGCCCCGCCCTTCAGCTTCTGCTGCATCTCTCCGACCCCTCAACGCACGTCCGACCGTTGCGTCGAGGCTTTGGGACTGCCGTTCGAAACCTAATGGCATTAGGCTTGGTGGATACCGATGACGGTGAACGCATTTCCCTGTCCGACAGAAGCATCCTCTCCAGTGGTGCAGTAGATGTGGAGCGACTCCGGGAAGTCGTCGAACGGCAGAGGGGCATGCGCGAAGCTTTTGCAGCACTGGAAGCATCACCCGGCCTTTCTCCACTGTCACTCGGAACCGCCCATCGGAATGCGCTTGGAGCTGAATGGGCAGAGACTACTACACTCTCGGTGGGCAAGTTTATTCGTGCATGGGCGCGAGCTTGTGGGATTCACACTAAGATACGCTCTACAGATTAGCAATGTTGATCAGTTTGACCTGAACTGTAGTTTGAAATGCACGTTGGCAAGGCTGTGGGCTGGTCGATGCCGTCAAGGCGTCGAGCTGTCCACAGGTGCGGCAGCCGAGCGCCAAGACCAGCCCGACCAAGCCAACCCCTCGGCGCTCGTCCCAAGCCCAAGAGCCGGAAGCAACACCCCCAACACAAGCGGACGAGCCGGTCAAAGCGGATCCCTGTGGGGGTTGCTGGCCGTAGCCTCCGGCTGTTGCGGGCAGGCTCCGGTGCCTCGCGTGTCGCGCCCGTGGGCCGCCAGGCCCACGTTGGCGCGACCGACAACACCGCCGGAGCCTGCCCGCAACAGCCTGAACAGACACGAACGGCCAGCGGCCCCCGCAGGGGGCCGCCTTGACCAAGAAAAGAAACTCTGAACACGACGGCCGCGATCGGCGGATTTATGCAGGCCAGGCCTGCGGCCGGGGTGGAGGGGAGAGCTGCGGGCTGAGTCCAGCATTCATGCGGTGCGGGTGGGAGAGCTGGAAGCATGGGCTGGCAACCTCTAGCCGACGAGGAGCGCTATGCCTGAGCAGAGCACCGAGACCGTCATCCGTACCCTGGACGGTCTGAAGCTTCGCGCCACCGTGACCGCGCCGCCCACACCGGTAGAGCAAGCCGTGCTTCTGGTCCACGGTGGTGGTGTGACTCGGGAGGAAGGTGGCTTCTTCGGCCGGCTCGCTGACGGGCTCGCTGAGGCTGGTGTGGCGACGTTGCGCTACGACCTGCGTGGGCATGGTGAGAGCGATGGACGGCCTGAGGAGTCGTCGCTGGCAGCCCACTTGAACGACATCCGTGTGGCGCGGGACCACCTCAGGGAAGTGTCCGGTGCGCAGGTGGTGAACCTGCTTGGCACCAGCTTCGGCGGCGGTCTGGCGGCCTACTACGCGGCGAAGCGGCCGGAAGGGTTGACGCGGCTCGTTCTGCTGAACCCGCAGCTCAACTACAAGAACCGCTACATCGACCAGAAGCCGTACTGGTCGGGAGACTTCCTCGACGCGGCCAAGGCCCAAGAGCTGGCGGACCGCGGCTTCATCGACCACTCGCCCACCGTGCAGCACAGTCGGGCGTTCCTGAACGAGGTCTTCTGGATCCGGCCCAATGAGGTACTGGGCGAGATCACGGCCCCCACGCTCATCGTGCACGGCACCAAGGACACGTTCGTCCCGATCGAGGCGTCACGGGCCGCTGTACGTGAGTTCCGAGCTGAGCGTCGGCTTGTCGAGATCGAGGGCGCGCAACACGGCTTCGCGGTCCACGAAGATCCCGAGTACCGCGACCCGCAGACCCAGGAGTGGCAAGCCTTCGTGATCCGAACCGTGGCCGAGTGGTTCACCGAAACCCCATGAGTGCTTGGTCAGGACCTCACGGCTTCACGCAGAGCCCGCGGGCCTGACCGGTTCGCCCACGGGGTCAGGGTTTCGAGGACTCGGGTGAGTTCGCGCTTGGTGCGACTAGAACCCAGCTCCGCGACCAACCCCATGGCCGTCAGACCTTCCTGAGCGGCGTCGTCCGGTTCGCCGCTGAGTGCCAGGGCGCTTGCACGTCGGGCGCGGAAATAGCCTTCGTCGCGCCGCGACAGTGCCTGGGTGTTCAAGACATCCGCGAACAGGGCGGCGGCCTGGGCGGGCTTGCCTGCTTCGACGTAGCAACTCGCCACACGGAGCGTGTGCGCACCTTCGTCGTAGTACATCCCGAGGTGGGCATGTCGCTCGTCACCGGTATCGGCCACGTCGACCAGGCGGCGCGCGTCATCGAGCTTCTGCTGCACCGCACTGAACGGTTCGCCGAGCATCGCCATGCCGCGCGCCTCCTGCTGCGTGACCTCGGCGCGCACCTTCGGCGGCAGCTGCCACGGGCCGTACTGGGCGGCTTGTGCCAACGTGAGGACGCGTAGCCCGTCACGCTCCTCGTAGGCCATCTGAGACTTCTTCAGCAGCACGTAGCCCTGCATCGGC is a window of Saccharothrix espanaensis DSM 44229 DNA encoding:
- a CDS encoding alpha/beta hydrolase, encoding MPEQSTETVIRTLDGLKLRATVTAPPTPVEQAVLLVHGGGVTREEGGFFGRLADGLAEAGVATLRYDLRGHGESDGRPEESSLAAHLNDIRVARDHLREVSGAQVVNLLGTSFGGGLAAYYAAKRPEGLTRLVLLNPQLNYKNRYIDQKPYWSGDFLDAAKAQELADRGFIDHSPTVQHSRAFLNEVFWIRPNEVLGEITAPTLIVHGTKDTFVPIEASRAAVREFRAERRLVEIEGAQHGFAVHEDPEYRDPQTQEWQAFVIRTVAEWFTETP